One genomic window of Terriglobales bacterium includes the following:
- a CDS encoding RNA-binding protein, producing MNIYVGNLPFSATEDDLRQAFGKYGTVGEVNLIRDQFSGRLRGFGFVEMADGTQANAAIAALNGTDLGGRSLTVNEARPRTERGDSRGGGGRSFGGGRPGGGGGRGGNRGGDRDRDRGGRGPRW from the coding sequence TTGAACATCTACGTTGGTAATCTGCCCTTCAGCGCTACCGAAGACGATCTAAGACAGGCGTTTGGAAAATATGGAACTGTAGGCGAAGTGAACTTAATCCGCGATCAGTTCAGCGGACGTTTGCGGGGATTTGGTTTCGTTGAAATGGCCGACGGTACGCAAGCCAATGCAGCAATCGCCGCGCTCAACGGAACCGATCTCGGAGGTCGCTCTCTAACCGTGAATGAAGCGCGTCCCCGCACGGAGCGTGGAGATTCACGCGGCGGCGGTGGTCGTTCATTCGGCGGTGGGCGTCCTGGCGGCGGTGGCGGACGCGGAGGCAATCGCGGCGGCGATCGCGATCGTGACCGCGGCGGCCGCGGACCGCGCTGGTAG
- a CDS encoding Bax inhibitor-1 family protein produces MSDPTLTRETIYDGPEVTRPVSVVIDPASDDLVHVERDIDGFVVHVFARIAAAFLISAFFASYSDRLTDSVALSVSGQALIALIGGMLAVALVASRKVGNLPISVATATLIGYAALQGILFGLAFRTAYGCSFAPGYLSIAAIFGLLCLFGTWSGRDLTGLAPLFAGSVAALVVALGSIYVWDQKAVAALAACVQCWLTLALVGYHRDFIRDLPSSFENDPKWQKAAVIGALQIYLDVVLILIIIMQARWLSEFAEEQKDERRRSLL; encoded by the coding sequence GTGAGCGATCCGACTCTAACTCGCGAGACCATCTATGACGGTCCTGAAGTCACGCGCCCAGTAAGCGTCGTGATTGACCCTGCTTCCGATGATCTCGTGCACGTCGAACGCGACATCGACGGTTTTGTGGTTCATGTCTTCGCACGCATTGCAGCGGCATTTCTGATTTCCGCATTCTTCGCCAGCTATTCGGATCGGCTGACGGATAGTGTCGCACTGTCGGTAAGCGGCCAGGCTTTGATCGCCCTGATTGGAGGCATGCTGGCGGTCGCTCTCGTAGCTTCGCGCAAAGTGGGCAACCTGCCCATCAGCGTGGCTACGGCGACGCTCATCGGCTACGCAGCCTTGCAGGGCATTCTGTTTGGCTTGGCATTTCGAACTGCCTACGGATGCTCGTTTGCCCCGGGATACCTCAGCATTGCGGCGATCTTTGGGCTGCTGTGCCTTTTTGGAACCTGGTCTGGCCGCGATCTAACCGGCTTGGCGCCATTGTTCGCCGGATCAGTCGCGGCGCTGGTGGTCGCGCTCGGTTCGATTTATGTGTGGGACCAAAAAGCAGTCGCCGCTTTAGCTGCGTGCGTACAGTGCTGGCTCACCCTCGCCCTCGTTGGCTATCACCGCGATTTTATCCGCGATCTACCGTCGAGCTTTGAGAATGATCCGAAGTGGCAGAAGGCAGCAGTGATCGGTGCGCTGCAGATTTATCTGGATGTCGTGCTCATTCTCATCATCATCATGCAGGCGCGCTGGCTCTCGGAGTTCGCCGAAGAACAGAAAGACGAGCGCAGACGGTCGTTGTTGTAG
- a CDS encoding YIP1 family protein, whose product MSSASLSPVSPVPAQQGALSEPKRLINVFFSPIQTFADIRRTSRWWSPFLIGCALSYLLVFAVSTKVGWSQATDNTLRMRPKQYERIQSLPPDQQAVAMGRAETFTKVAAYGTPLFFLIFDLIIAGVLLATFNFGLGTELKYSEALAILCYSGLVIVFKKSILGTITVFAGMNAESFNFDNFVGSNPAYYMSFSDTPAWLYNLLSYVDLFTIWAYVLVGVGFAVAGKKKISTGIAIMMGWYAIVVLVSTGFTALMS is encoded by the coding sequence ATGAGTTCCGCGTCGCTTTCCCCTGTCTCCCCAGTACCGGCTCAGCAAGGAGCCCTCTCCGAACCAAAGCGGTTGATCAACGTGTTTTTTTCTCCAATACAAACGTTTGCGGATATTCGTCGCACGTCGCGTTGGTGGTCTCCTTTCTTGATCGGCTGCGCCCTCTCTTACCTGCTTGTATTCGCCGTTTCGACGAAGGTTGGATGGAGCCAAGCGACCGATAACACACTCAGGATGCGGCCCAAGCAGTACGAAAGAATCCAGTCGCTGCCTCCCGACCAGCAAGCAGTCGCGATGGGTCGCGCTGAGACGTTCACAAAGGTCGCTGCTTACGGAACGCCGCTCTTTTTTCTGATTTTCGACCTGATCATTGCGGGAGTGCTGCTGGCGACATTCAATTTTGGACTCGGCACAGAGCTGAAATATTCGGAGGCATTGGCCATCTTGTGTTACTCAGGGCTGGTAATCGTATTCAAGAAGAGCATACTCGGCACGATAACGGTGTTCGCGGGCATGAACGCCGAAAGTTTCAATTTCGACAACTTTGTGGGCTCCAATCCCGCTTACTACATGTCGTTCTCTGATACTCCCGCATGGCTCTATAACCTGTTGAGCTATGTCGATCTGTTCACCATTTGGGCATATGTCCTCGTTGGTGTTGGGTTCGCCGTCGCCGGCAAGAAGAAGATCTCCACCGGAATCGCAATCATGATGGGGTGGTATGCAATCGTTGTTCTGGTGAGCACCGGGTTCACTGCATTGATGTCTTAA